A window of the Acipenser ruthenus chromosome 30, fAciRut3.2 maternal haplotype, whole genome shotgun sequence genome harbors these coding sequences:
- the LOC117394990 gene encoding solute carrier family 26 member 9-like isoform X1, whose product MAVFRPRYVIDRPAYSLTDFDSDCNKKSRSYPARAKVRKLFRCSGPRLKALLFGLFPILTWLPKYKPKESLLFDVLSGISAGTIQVPQGMAFALLANLPPINGLYSSFFPLIPYFFMGSVHQMVPGTFAVLSIMVGVVCTDLAPDSKFLHFNVTLNKTVLNETAMNAARMGISGTLACLTALIQMTLGFVQFGFVAIYLSESFIRGFMTAAGLQILISVLKYIFGIFIPAYNGPLASIYTLIDIIIKLPKTNVASLIFALVTCVTLIVVKELNQRYKHKLAFPIPMEIIVVITATAISGPLKLPEKYKMDIVGNIPLGLPMPTLPEVSLWGDMIGTAFSLAIVGYVINLAMGRTLAARHIYDIDPNQEMVALGCSNFFGSFFNIHVICCALSVTLAVDVAGGKSQFASLSVMLVVLVTLLALGVYLRPLPKSVLGALIAVNLKNTLKQFSDPYYLWKKNKLDCLVWIVSFLAAFFLSLPYGVAVGAGFSMLVVVFQTQFRNGSALSQVVGTDLYKNPKVYNKVQEVSGVKIVTYCSPLYFANTEIFWQKVIKKTKLNPGKILRDQKKFLKKQKQERLKNKDSLSCMKGQTVSLQELQRDFESSTDTNNNGDTGGVRHIGYINFNCGGLETSSPAGPAHPPPPPPPCPPEPLPAPSTHTIILDLAGVCFVDLMGIKALTKMSSSYQKIGIRLYLANVQGQVFEELDSGGAFEESSLSPGHFFLSVHDAVLYALEEARVAEDCKAMEGSVQNNQEHEMEDEEDRDLETELFGSMFNKGDLSSSNPSN is encoded by the exons ATGGCTGTGTTCCGGCCACGCTATGTGATTGACAGGCCCGCTTACTCCCTCACGGACTTTGACTCCGACTGCAACAAGAAAAGCAGGAGCTATCCCGCCAGAGCCAAGGTCAGGAAGCTCTTCAG atgttcagGACCGCGGTTAAAAGCCCTCCTGTTCGGGCTCTTCCCCATCCTCACCTGGCTTCCGAAGTACAAGCCCAAGGAGTCTCTGCTCTTCGATGTTCTTAGTGGGATCAGTGCCGGGACCATCCAGGTGCCTCAGG GTATGGCTTTTGCTCTGCTAGCCAATCTCCCACCCATCAATGGGCTCTACTCATCCTTCTTCCCCCTCATCCCCTACTTCTTCATGGGCTCTGTCCACCAAATGGTACCAG GCACCTTTGCAGTGTTGAGTATCATGGTGGGGGTAGTCTGTACGGACCTGGCCCCAGACAGCAAGTTCTTGCATTTTAACGTCACCTTGAACAAGACAGTGCTGAATGAGACGGCGATGAACGCAGCTCGCATGGGAATCTCTGGAACCCTGGCCTGCCTCACCGCCTTGATACAG ATGACCTTGGGTTTTGTGCAGTTTGGCTTTGTGGCGATCTATCTGTCAGAGTCCTTTATCCGGGGGTTCATGACGGCCGCCGGGCTGCAGATTCTCATCTCGGTGCTGAAATACATATTTGGGATTTTCATCCCTGCCTACAACGGGCCACTGGCCTCTATCTAC ACTCTTATCGATATCATCATCAAGCTGCCTAAGACCAATGTGGCCTCCCTGATCTTCGCGCTGGTCACCTGCGTGACCCTTATTGTGGTGAAAGAGCTCAACCAGCGCTACAAGCACAAGCTGGCCTTTCCCATCCCCATGGAGATCATTGTC GTCATTACTGCCACAGCTATCTCCGGACCGCTGAAGTTACCAGAGAAATACAAAATGGATATAGTCGGAAATATTCCCCTGGG GTTACCCATGCCCACTCTCCCGGAGGTGAGTCTGTGGGGTGATATGATTGGAACTGCCTTCTCCTTGGCCATCGTGGGGTACGTGATCAACCTCGCCATGGGCAGGACTCTGGCAGCCCGGCACATCTACGACATTGACCCCAACCAG GAGATGGTGGCTCTGGGCTGCAGTAACTTTTTTGGGTCGTTTTTTAATATTCATGTAATCTGCTGTGCCCTCTCTGTCACTCTGGCAGTCGACGTTGCTGGGGGAAAGTCTCAG TTTGCAAGTTTGTCTGTGATGCTGGTGGTGTTGGTCACCCTACTGGCATTAGGTGTTTATCTGAGGCCACTTCCAAAG TCTGTGTTGGGAGCGCTGATTGCTGTGAACTTGAAGAATACCTTAAAGCAGTTCTCCGACCCTTACTACCTCTGGAAAAAGAACAAATTAGACTGT tTGGTGTGGATCGTCAGTTTCCTCGCAGCCTTCTTCCTCAGTCTGCCCTACGGGGTCGCAGTGGGGGCGGGCTTCTCAATGCTCGTGGTGGTCTTCCAGACACAGTT CCGGAACGGTTCTGCTCTCAGCCAGGTTGTGGGCACCGACCTCTACAAAAACCCCAAGGTGTATAACAAG GTCCAAGAAGTGAGTGGAGTGAAAATTGTGACCTACTGCTCCCCTCTCTACTTTGCAAACACTGAGATATTCTGGCAAAAGGTCATCAAAAAG ACAAAACTGAACCCTGGAAAAATACTCAGAGACCAGAAAAAATTCCTCAAGAAACAGAAACAGGAGCGGTTGAAGAACAAGGACTCCCTGAGCTGCATGAAAGGCCAG ACTGTGTCACTGCAGGAGCTGCAGCGGGACTTTGAGAGCAGCACCGACACCAATAACAACGGGGATACTGGTGGGGTCAGACACATCGGCTACATCAACTTCAACTGCGGGGGCCTGGAGACGAGCAGTCCTGCTGGGCCTGcccacccccctccacccccacccccatgtCCCCCCGAGCCCCTCCCCGCCCCCTCCACCCACACCATCATCCTGGACCTGGCTGGGGTCTGCTTTGTGGACCTTATGGGGATTAAGGCACTCACTAAG ATGAGCTCCAGTTATCAGAAAATAGGAATCAGATTATACCTGGCCAACGTTCAAG GCCAGGTGTTTGAGGAGCTGGATTCTGGAGGGGCGTTTGAGGAGAGCAGCCTGAGCCCAGGGCACTTCTTCCTCTCTGTTCACGATGCTGTTCTGTATGCCCTGGAGGAGGCCCGTGTGGCGGAGGACTGCAAGGCCATG gAGGGCTCTGTTCAGAATAACCAGGAACATGAAATGGAGGATGAAGAGGACAGAGATCTGGAGACG GAATTGTTTGGATCCATGTTCAATAAAGGGGACCTCTCTTCCTCGAACCCCAGCAATTAG
- the LOC117394990 gene encoding solute carrier family 26 member 9-like isoform X2 encodes MAFALLANLPPINGLYSSFFPLIPYFFMGSVHQMVPGTFAVLSIMVGVVCTDLAPDSKFLHFNVTLNKTVLNETAMNAARMGISGTLACLTALIQMTLGFVQFGFVAIYLSESFIRGFMTAAGLQILISVLKYIFGIFIPAYNGPLASIYTLIDIIIKLPKTNVASLIFALVTCVTLIVVKELNQRYKHKLAFPIPMEIIVVITATAISGPLKLPEKYKMDIVGNIPLGLPMPTLPEVSLWGDMIGTAFSLAIVGYVINLAMGRTLAARHIYDIDPNQEMVALGCSNFFGSFFNIHVICCALSVTLAVDVAGGKSQFASLSVMLVVLVTLLALGVYLRPLPKSVLGALIAVNLKNTLKQFSDPYYLWKKNKLDCLVWIVSFLAAFFLSLPYGVAVGAGFSMLVVVFQTQFRNGSALSQVVGTDLYKNPKVYNKVQEVSGVKIVTYCSPLYFANTEIFWQKVIKKTKLNPGKILRDQKKFLKKQKQERLKNKDSLSCMKGQTVSLQELQRDFESSTDTNNNGDTGGVRHIGYINFNCGGLETSSPAGPAHPPPPPPPCPPEPLPAPSTHTIILDLAGVCFVDLMGIKALTKMSSSYQKIGIRLYLANVQGQVFEELDSGGAFEESSLSPGHFFLSVHDAVLYALEEARVAEDCKAMEGSVQNNQEHEMEDEEDRDLETELFGSMFNKGDLSSSNPSN; translated from the exons ATGGCTTTTGCTCTGCTAGCCAATCTCCCACCCATCAATGGGCTCTACTCATCCTTCTTCCCCCTCATCCCCTACTTCTTCATGGGCTCTGTCCACCAAATGGTACCAG GCACCTTTGCAGTGTTGAGTATCATGGTGGGGGTAGTCTGTACGGACCTGGCCCCAGACAGCAAGTTCTTGCATTTTAACGTCACCTTGAACAAGACAGTGCTGAATGAGACGGCGATGAACGCAGCTCGCATGGGAATCTCTGGAACCCTGGCCTGCCTCACCGCCTTGATACAG ATGACCTTGGGTTTTGTGCAGTTTGGCTTTGTGGCGATCTATCTGTCAGAGTCCTTTATCCGGGGGTTCATGACGGCCGCCGGGCTGCAGATTCTCATCTCGGTGCTGAAATACATATTTGGGATTTTCATCCCTGCCTACAACGGGCCACTGGCCTCTATCTAC ACTCTTATCGATATCATCATCAAGCTGCCTAAGACCAATGTGGCCTCCCTGATCTTCGCGCTGGTCACCTGCGTGACCCTTATTGTGGTGAAAGAGCTCAACCAGCGCTACAAGCACAAGCTGGCCTTTCCCATCCCCATGGAGATCATTGTC GTCATTACTGCCACAGCTATCTCCGGACCGCTGAAGTTACCAGAGAAATACAAAATGGATATAGTCGGAAATATTCCCCTGGG GTTACCCATGCCCACTCTCCCGGAGGTGAGTCTGTGGGGTGATATGATTGGAACTGCCTTCTCCTTGGCCATCGTGGGGTACGTGATCAACCTCGCCATGGGCAGGACTCTGGCAGCCCGGCACATCTACGACATTGACCCCAACCAG GAGATGGTGGCTCTGGGCTGCAGTAACTTTTTTGGGTCGTTTTTTAATATTCATGTAATCTGCTGTGCCCTCTCTGTCACTCTGGCAGTCGACGTTGCTGGGGGAAAGTCTCAG TTTGCAAGTTTGTCTGTGATGCTGGTGGTGTTGGTCACCCTACTGGCATTAGGTGTTTATCTGAGGCCACTTCCAAAG TCTGTGTTGGGAGCGCTGATTGCTGTGAACTTGAAGAATACCTTAAAGCAGTTCTCCGACCCTTACTACCTCTGGAAAAAGAACAAATTAGACTGT tTGGTGTGGATCGTCAGTTTCCTCGCAGCCTTCTTCCTCAGTCTGCCCTACGGGGTCGCAGTGGGGGCGGGCTTCTCAATGCTCGTGGTGGTCTTCCAGACACAGTT CCGGAACGGTTCTGCTCTCAGCCAGGTTGTGGGCACCGACCTCTACAAAAACCCCAAGGTGTATAACAAG GTCCAAGAAGTGAGTGGAGTGAAAATTGTGACCTACTGCTCCCCTCTCTACTTTGCAAACACTGAGATATTCTGGCAAAAGGTCATCAAAAAG ACAAAACTGAACCCTGGAAAAATACTCAGAGACCAGAAAAAATTCCTCAAGAAACAGAAACAGGAGCGGTTGAAGAACAAGGACTCCCTGAGCTGCATGAAAGGCCAG ACTGTGTCACTGCAGGAGCTGCAGCGGGACTTTGAGAGCAGCACCGACACCAATAACAACGGGGATACTGGTGGGGTCAGACACATCGGCTACATCAACTTCAACTGCGGGGGCCTGGAGACGAGCAGTCCTGCTGGGCCTGcccacccccctccacccccacccccatgtCCCCCCGAGCCCCTCCCCGCCCCCTCCACCCACACCATCATCCTGGACCTGGCTGGGGTCTGCTTTGTGGACCTTATGGGGATTAAGGCACTCACTAAG ATGAGCTCCAGTTATCAGAAAATAGGAATCAGATTATACCTGGCCAACGTTCAAG GCCAGGTGTTTGAGGAGCTGGATTCTGGAGGGGCGTTTGAGGAGAGCAGCCTGAGCCCAGGGCACTTCTTCCTCTCTGTTCACGATGCTGTTCTGTATGCCCTGGAGGAGGCCCGTGTGGCGGAGGACTGCAAGGCCATG gAGGGCTCTGTTCAGAATAACCAGGAACATGAAATGGAGGATGAAGAGGACAGAGATCTGGAGACG GAATTGTTTGGATCCATGTTCAATAAAGGGGACCTCTCTTCCTCGAACCCCAGCAATTAG